A genomic window from Anaerosporomusa subterranea includes:
- a CDS encoding DUF401 family protein yields the protein MALIVIAAGKILLTLSIIVFLLRLKTPIAKAMLGGSLVLFFLSEPTLPKLTTAAWATVSSHSAWEILLALYFVMCLEYQLRTHGIIDGLMAAARRLLQSDRVLLAAMPAFLGFLPSLGGAIFSAPLVENASRSYQISAEVKSAVNYWFRHVWEFTNPIMTGMLLASQISNIPLADLIVKMAWITVFT from the coding sequence TTGGCACTCATTGTGATCGCTGCAGGGAAAATTCTTCTCACACTCAGCATTATTGTTTTTTTATTGCGCCTTAAGACACCGATAGCAAAGGCCATGTTAGGCGGCTCACTCGTTTTATTCTTTTTATCAGAACCCACGCTGCCAAAGCTGACAACAGCCGCCTGGGCGACAGTCAGCAGCCATAGCGCTTGGGAGATTCTCCTGGCTCTTTACTTTGTCATGTGCCTTGAATATCAACTGCGAACGCATGGCATCATTGACGGTTTGATGGCAGCAGCCCGCCGCCTCTTGCAGAGCGACCGTGTTCTTCTGGCGGCAATGCCTGCTTTCCTCGGCTTTTTGCCATCTCTCGGCGGTGCTATTTTCTCGGCTCCTCTGGTAGAAAATGCGAGTAGAAGCTATCAGATCTCCGCCGAAGTCAAATCAGCCGTTAACTACTGGTTTCGCCATGTCTGGGAATTTACAAACCCCATTATGACTGGCATGTTGCTGGCTAGCCAAATCTCTAACATTCCGCTTGCCGATCTCATTGTGAAAATGGCATGGATAACTGTTTTTACGTAA